In one Lolium rigidum isolate FL_2022 chromosome 3, APGP_CSIRO_Lrig_0.1, whole genome shotgun sequence genomic region, the following are encoded:
- the LOC124697778 gene encoding cycloartenol-C-24-methyltransferase 1-like, whose amino-acid sequence MSRTGALHLASGLGGKISKEEVKSAVEQYEKYHDLHGGEEAKSRASNYADVANKYYDLVTSFYEYGWGESFHFANRWEGETLRESIKRYEHFLALQLGLTEGMKVLDVGCGIGGPLREIAKFSSALVTGLNNNEYQITRGQELIGSAGLRERCNFVKGDFMDMPFPDDTFDAAYAIEATCHAPDAVGCYREIHRVLRPGQRLAFYEWCMTDRFDPGNPRHADAKAEIELGNGLTDIRTTAQCVQAVKDAGFEVICAKDVAEDSPVPWYQPLDPDAAGSWSSMTSTSGFRLSRVGRLLTRAMVKAMERLGVAPEGSVRVSGLMETASEGLVKGGRTGIFTPMFFVLARKKPVAN is encoded by the exons ATGTCGAGGACGGGGGCTCTGCATCTGGCTTCTGGCCTGGGAGGGAAGATCAGCAAGGAGGAAGTCAAATCAGCCGTCGAACA GTACGAGAAATACCACGACCTTCACGGAGGCGAGGAAGCCAAATCGAGGGCATCCAACTATGCTGATGTG GCCAATAAGTATTACGATCTTGTCACCTCCTTCTACGAGTACGGATGGGGCGAATCGTTCCATTTTGCTAACAG aTGGGAAGGAGAAACTCTACGTGAGAGCATCAAGCGGTACGAGCATTTCCTAGCTTTGCAACTAGGCCTCACGGAAGGCATGAAA GTGTTGGACGTGGGATGTGGCATCGGAGGGCCTCTCAGAGAGATCGCAAAATTCAG CTCTGCGCTGGTGACAGGGTTGAACAACAACGAGTACCAGATCACGAGGGGCCAG GAGCTCATCGGTTCAGCCGGCCTGCGTGAACGATGCAACTTTGTCAAG GGGGATTTCATGGACATGCCATTCCCTGACGACACCTTCGACGCGGCCTACGCGATCGAGGCGACGTGCCATGCCCCTGACGCC GTTGGTTGCTACAGGGAGATTCACCGTGTGCTGCGACCAGGGCAGCGGCTAGCGTTCTACGAGTGGTGCATGACAGACCGCTTTGACCCGGGCAACCCCCGGCACGCGGACGCCAAGGCGGAGATCGAGCTCGGCAACGGCCTCACCGACATCCGCACCACCGCGCAGTGCGTCCAGGCAGTCAAAGACGCCGGCTTCGAG GTGATCTGCGCCAAGGACGTCGCGGAGGACTCCCCGGTGCCGTGGTACCAGCCTCTGGACCCCGACGCCGCCGGCAGCTGGTCCTCGATGACGAGCACCTCGGGGTTCCGGCTCAGCCGCGTCGGCCGCCTGCTCACCCGCGCCATGGTGAAGGCGATGGAGCGGCTCGGCGTCGCGCCCGAGGGCAGCGTGAGGGTGTCTGGCCTGATGGAGACCGCCAGCGAGGGCCTTGTCAAGGGTGGCAGGACAGGGATCTTCACGCCCATGTTCTTCGTCTTGGCTCGGAAGAAGCCTGTCGCCAACTGA